One part of the Haliotis asinina isolate JCU_RB_2024 chromosome 2, JCU_Hal_asi_v2, whole genome shotgun sequence genome encodes these proteins:
- the LOC137273053 gene encoding zinc finger matrin-type protein 2-like, with product MAYEKPIPDHRRKWDRDEYEKIAAERLLAKELDDEDDEVPVKRELLKPREYKVDLDSKLGKSTVITKTTPASQQGGYYCNVCDCVVKDSINFLDHINGKKHQRNLGMSMRIERSSLDQVKQRFEMNKKKKEEKKKEYDFEERMKELKEEEEKQKAYRREKSKNRKRKLDPEDEELNTNIDPDMAAVMGFSGFGSSKK from the exons ATGGCGTACGAA AAACCAATTCCAGACCACAGGAGGAAGTGGGATCGAGATGAATACGAGAAAATCGCAGCAGAACGTCTTTTGGCAAAAGAGCTAGacgatgaagatgatgaagTACCAGTCAAGAGGGAGCTTCTCAAGCCAAGAGAGTACAAG GTTGATCTTGATTCCAAACTTGGCAAGTCCACAGTCATCACAAAAACAACTCCAGCATCACAACAAGGAGG GTACTACTGCAATGTATGTGATTGTGTTGTCAAAGATTCCATTAATTTCTTGGATCACATCAATGGAAAGAAAC ATCAACGTAACCTGGGAATGTCCATGCGAATTGAAAGATCCTCCCTGGACCAAGTCAAGCAGAGGTTTGAGATGAATAAGAAGAAAAAAGAGGaaaagaagaaagaatatgACTTTGAAGAGAGAATGAAGGAACTGAAAGAGGAG GAGGAGAAGCAGAAAGCCTACCGCCGAGAAAAAAGTAAGAACAGGAAACGGAAGCTGGACCCCGAAGATGAGGAACTCAACACAAATATTGATCCGGATATGGCAGCAGTCATGGGCTTCTCAGGCTTCGGGTCATCAAAGAAATGA
- the LOC137272137 gene encoding transcriptional regulator ATRX homolog yields the protein MSALRRRSKSLDSFVVPDTKPFKLQRVASFQVYAQKEKVRLSTLYPFLTQEQIHLKIKDRWNHMKQEMKQNYTKAVLYTTPTKQHTCKKSPAESSQSVLPMEDGQLKLLQDRKQTGYENDVCGNENMLSKSVASKAKVVDWLNNPKQRRLSDPTGLKKTYEGTRYNLSYGIPTVNDPTPFTQAGILKCGNSEKKKQPKKSKRGSCVSFSHSNESLTIPDSPAEKREGKPKKNVKKTMSSEYTNLSSLYCEDTNERRGECGQGHSATNSESSNTGGLIFHEHIEDELSTTPEIGKIPLQEIGKAPRKRRSSETRTERLYSRSRIAKSGKQSKMKTLNITAKENSCNSIELSSDVFGKKVWAATTYSKQGRKRTPKKTSGKKTDKKAEERGRWLRDADDGIVSGRKEILLGPVKKDSDEDAAENFIRDRRGLIVGPVDCDFDDMGDEAGLSDESENDFIKNNESDWHDEKDLKFRKIDQVLDNKDNERQVSKSNRRSNQTAGDSAFKEQQLGFKMKKSTKKGMKMRYCSDFDDGANIKSTQKETEKQQKKESKNSKTEEDIFSSESQLKHEMLSLCKDFVVEKPVSPIISEGDSSLSACGTDDLSYQGTTANMDGNPTLMKFLRKMKQITSPSVVDMGDTSPKLLSPTLSGITELSSLSTTSTAKECDEPVQSRLRTRRASDVKQPLEAETFPSTSKSALRHSNNGQRGAKEYTLCSMFQDTSQPTRDIHKSSARRLVRSNCMPGRSNFDDMFEDQDIFQ from the exons atgTCAGCATTGAGAAGAAGATCCAAGTCCCTTGACTCTTTTGTTGTTCCAGATACTAAACCATTTAAACTTCAAAGAGTTGCCAGTTTTCAAGTCTATGCTCAGAAAGAGAAAGTTCGTCTAAGTACCCTTTATCCGTTTCTAACACAGGAGCAAATCCATCTGAAAATCAAGGACAGATGGAatcacatgaaacaagaaatgaaacagaACTACACCAAAGCTGTCCTGTATACAACACCTACTAAACAACATACCTGTAAGAAATCCCCAgctgagtcatcacagtcagTACTGCCAATGGAAGATGGACAGTTGAAATTGTTACAAGACAGGAAGCAAACTGGTTATGAAAATGATGTTTGTGGGAATGAAAATATGCTATCCAAATCTGTTGCAAGCAAGGCAAAAGTTGTGGATTGGCTAAACAATCCTAAGCAGAGGAGACTTTCAGACCCAACTGGACTAAAGAAAACTTATGAAGGGACAAGGTACAATCTGTCTTATGGAATACCTACAGTCAATGATCCAACACCTTTCACACAAGCAGGCATTCTGAAATGTGGAAACAG TGAAAAGAAGAAACAACCAAAGAAAAGCAAAAGAGGTTCATGTGTCAGTTTTTCACATAGTAATGAAAGTCTCACAATACCAGATTCCCCAGCAGAAAAAAGAGAAGGAAAGCCAAAGAAAAATGTCAAGAAGACTATGAGCTCAGAATACACCAACTTAAGTAGCTTGTACTGTGAGGACACTAATGAGAGGCGTGGTGAATGTGGACAGGGTCACTCAGCGACAAATTCAGAGTCTAGCAACACAGGAGGTCTAATTTTTCATGAACACATTGAAGATGAATTGTCcacaacaccagaaattggaAAGATACCTCTGCAAGAAATTGGTAAAGCTCCACGGAAGAGGAGGTCATCAGAAACAAGGACAGAACGACTTTATAGTCGAAGTAGAATTGCAAAATCAGGTAAACAATCAAAAATGAAAACCTTAAACATAACAGCAAAGGAAAATTCATGCAACTCTATTGAGTTATCATCAGATGTATTTGGAAAAAAAGTGTGGGCAGCCACAACTTATTCTAAACAAGGGAGAAAAAGGACGCCCAAGAAGACAAGTGGCAAGAAAACTGACAAGAAAGCTGAAGAGAGAGGAAGATGGCTCAGAGATGCAGATGATGGTATTGTTAGTGGGAGAAAAGAAATTTTGTTAGGTCCAGTGAAGAAAGATTCAGATGAAGATGCTGCAGAGAATTTCATCAGGGATAGAAGAGGTTTGATTGTAGGACCTGTAGACTGTGATTTTGATGATATGGGTGATGAAGCTGGGTTGTCTGATGAGAGTGAGAATGACTTTATTAAGAACAATGAAAGTGACTGGCATGATGAGAAGGATTTGAAGTTTAGGAAAATAGACCAAGTGCTTGAcaacaaagataatgaaaggCAAGTCTCCAAATCGAACCGAAGATCAAACCAAACAGCTGGAGACTCTGCATTTAAGGAACAGCAACTAGGTTTTAAGATGAAGAAATCAACAAAGAAAGGGATGAAAATGAGGTATTGCAGTGACTTTGATGATGGTGCTAATATTAAGTCCACCCAAAAGGagactgaaaaacaacaaaagaaagaatCAAAGAACTCAAAAACAGAAGAAGACATATTTAGTTCAGAATCTCAGTTGAAGCATGAGATGTTGTCATTGTGTAAAGACTTTGTTGTAGAGAAACCTGTGTCCCCTATTATTTCTGAAGGAGACAGCAGCCTCAGTGCCTGTGGAACTGATGATCTGTCCTACCAAGGAACCACTGCGAATATGGATGGAAACCCAACACTCATGAAATTTCTACGAAAGATGAAACAGATCACTTCACCCAGTGTTGTTGACATGGGAGACACATCTCCTAAACTGCTGTCTCCAACTCTCTCAGGCATTACTGAG CTGTCAAGCCTGTCTACAACATCAACTGCCAAAGAGTGTGATGAACCTGTCCAATCACGATTAAGGACTCGAAGAGCCAGTGATGTGAAACAGCCACTTGAGGCAGAGACGTTTCCTTCAACCTCCAAGTCAGCTCTCAGACACAGCAACAAT GGACAGAGGGGAGCCAAGGAATACACGCTGTGCAGCATGTTCCAGGATACGTCACAGCCGACACGGGACATTCACAAGTCCTCAGCAAGGAG ACTTGTTAGGAGCAATTGTATGCCAGGCAGAAGCAACTTCGATGACATGTTTGAAGACCAGGATATATTCCAATGA